From one Mytilus galloprovincialis chromosome 13, xbMytGall1.hap1.1, whole genome shotgun sequence genomic stretch:
- the LOC143057890 gene encoding heat shock 70 kDa protein 12B-like gives MANPLMVVAIDFGTTYSGYAFSTRSDFFREPLKIHANQAWNSGKKQLLSLKTPTCLLLGKNKETVAFGYEAEDAYAELVLDNKHKNYYYFDKFKMRLYENKDVNCEMEIADIVGKKMLATEVFGKSIKALSDHFFDLLKTEGASIEWSEIQWVLTVPAIWSDKAKQFMRTSAEVADIQGGNLLIALEPEAASIYCQYLPNEKLTGKDNSVNLGDDGVIYMIVDLGGGTADLTVHEKHKDGSIKELCRANGEDCGGTSVDAAFIRLFDKISGFAMINKLKKDDPSSYLDLTREFETVKRKIDSSSTGKVNFCIPLSTINSICKKQKRCELEELIQKSSFKNKILIRGDKIRIDADLIKSLFAKPIEKITALVKEMNTQLKATDIPLIVMVGGFSECKLIQSALKQAFPQKRVIVPEDAGISVLKGAVLYGHHPEFIASRVIRYSYGTDSYVDFDPFVHDASRKEIMQGKEKCEVFDFIIHQHTQAVIGSEIQRSYFTMYPFQTAMPITLYVSTKENPKYVDEEGCSKFGEVVVDIPHPSEENRTVIVNYNFGKTELTVSAREVKFGSSCRTRIKLL, from the exons ATGGCCAACCCGTTAATGGTCGTTGCTATTGATTTTGGGACAACATACTCTGGGTACGCTTTTTCGACCAGATCCGACTTCTTCCGAGAGCCTCTGAAAATCCACGCCAACCAAGCTTGGAACTCTGGGAAAAAACAACTTCTTTCTTTAAAAACTCCAACGTGTCTTTTATTGGGAAAGAACAAAGAAACTGTGGCATTTGGATACGAAGCAGAAGATGCGTACGCAGAACTTGTTCTTGACAACAAGCATAAAAATTATTACTACTTTGACAAGTTCAAAATGAGGCTTTATGAAAATAAG gaTGTGAATTGTGAGATGGAAATTGCTGATATTGTTGGCAAGAAAATGTTGGCCACAGAAGTTTTCGGAAAATCTATAAAAGCTCTTTCCGATCATTTTTTTGACTTGCTGAAAACAGAAGGGGCATCCATAGAATGGTCAGAAATCCAATGGGTTCTCACAGTCCCTGCTATATGGTCAGATAAAGCAAAACAATTTATGAGAACCAGTGCTGAAGTG gcAGATATACAAGGTGGAAACTTACTAATTGCTCTTGAACCAGAAGCTGCTTCTATATACTGCCAGTATTTACCCAACGAGAAATTGACAGGGAAAGACAACTCTGTAAACCTCGGTGATGATGGGGTGATATACATGATTGTTGATCTCGGAG GAGGCACTGCGGATTTAACAGTTCACGAGAAACACAAAGACGGAAGTATAAAGGAACTATGTCGTGCAAATGGCGAAGATTGTGGTGGAACTTCCGTTGATGCCGCTTTCATCAGGCTGTTTGACAAAATCTCAGGGTTTGCAATGATCAACAAGCTTAAAAAGGACGATCCGTCATCATATTTGGATCTTACCCGAGAATTTGAAACAGTAAAACGAAAAATCGACTCTTCTTCAACTGGGAAAGTAAACTTTTGTATACCACTCTCTACCATTAACTCAATTTGTAAAAAGCAGAAGAGGTGTGAGTTAGAAGAACTTATTCAGAAGTCCTcgttcaaaaacaaaattcttatCAGAGGAGACAAAATAAGAATTGATGCCGACcttataaaatcattgtttgcaAAACCAATAGAAAAAATCACAGCTTTAGTGAAAGAGATGAACACGCAATTGAAGGCGACTGACATACCTTTGATTGTAATGGTCGGAGGCTTTTCCGAATGCAAGCTTATTCAGAGCGCATTGAAACAAGCATTTCCACAGAAAAGAGTTATTGTTCCCGAAGATGCCGGAATATCGGTGCTGAAAGGAGCTGTTCTGTATGGGCATCACCCAGAGTTCATAGCGAGTCGTGTCATCCGGTATTCTTACGGAACAGATTCATACGTAGATTTTGATCCATTCGTTCATGACGCATCTCGGAAAGAAATTATGCAAGGAAAAGAAAAATGTGAAGTTTTTGACTTTATTATACATCAACATACACAAGCTGTGATAGGTTCAGAAATTCAGAGATCATACTTTACTATGTATCCGTTTCAAACTGCAATGCCGATAACACTGTACGTAAGCACCAAAGAAAACCCAAAATACGTAGACGAGGAGGGGTGCTCCAAGTTCGGCGAAGTCGTAGTAGATATACCACATCCTTCTGAGGAAAACCGTACAGTGATAGTCAATTATAATTTTGGTAAGACGGAATTAACCGTATCTGCTCGAGAGGTAAAATTTGGATCCTCATGCAGAACACGCATTAAACTTTTGTAA